One window of Methanothermobacter tenebrarum genomic DNA carries:
- a CDS encoding threonine--tRNA ligase, producing the protein MRILLIHADYLKYKARDKTSIAEDIPEEMMEGAFKESLVVFTAIEKEDETNPKAVIKNATREIKEVFNKVKAEKIVIYPYAHLSSSLSSPEMAKKILKNMETALENEGFNVSRVPFGWYKAFKISCKGHPLSELSRTIKPEPKTEKVAGEEIESRWFIIESGKLIDPKDFEFKSKSFKSLVDYELGALESKGGEPPHVKLMREKKLADYEPSADIGHLRWYPKGRLIRDLLADYVYTLVTSEGAMPVETPIMYDLEDEAIRVHAEKFGERQYRMKNKKELMLRYACCFGAFRILSDSFLTWKNLPARVYELSTYSFRLEKKGEVVGLKRLRGFTMPDLHTVCRDMGQALEEFEKQVEVCLRTSKDFEVDYEVIFRATEDFYDNYEDWILSLVEKVGKPVLLELLPERKHYWIAKMDFAAIDYLGRPIENPTVQIDVESGERFDITFLEEDGTDKNPIILHCSPTGSIERVICSLLEKAAIEMEERPPMLPVWLSPTQVRIIAVAERHVDYSMKIADRIRDEGIRVDVDDRAESVGKKIRDAAKEWIPYIIVIGDRELEGAEFTVNIRKTGAKEILKLEDFIFMVKNEVKGMPFRPLTLPMRVSERINL; encoded by the coding sequence ATGAGGATACTTTTAATCCACGCAGATTATCTAAAATACAAAGCACGAGATAAAACAAGCATAGCAGAGGATATACCAGAGGAGATGATGGAGGGGGCCTTCAAAGAATCTCTAGTAGTCTTCACAGCCATTGAAAAAGAAGATGAAACCAATCCAAAGGCGGTGATCAAAAACGCCACCAGGGAGATAAAAGAGGTTTTTAACAAGGTTAAAGCCGAAAAGATCGTCATATACCCTTATGCTCATCTTAGTTCATCCTTAAGTTCGCCCGAAATGGCGAAAAAAATCCTAAAGAATATGGAAACTGCACTGGAAAATGAAGGATTTAATGTTTCAAGAGTACCGTTCGGATGGTACAAAGCATTCAAGATATCATGTAAAGGTCATCCACTTTCGGAACTTTCAAGGACAATAAAACCAGAACCTAAAACAGAAAAAGTAGCCGGGGAAGAAATAGAATCCAGATGGTTCATTATCGAAAGTGGAAAGCTTATAGATCCCAAAGATTTTGAATTCAAAAGCAAGAGCTTCAAATCACTTGTAGACTACGAATTAGGTGCCTTGGAGAGTAAAGGCGGGGAACCACCCCATGTTAAACTCATGAGAGAAAAAAAGTTGGCCGATTACGAGCCTTCTGCTGATATTGGGCACCTCCGCTGGTACCCAAAGGGGCGTCTCATAAGGGATCTTTTAGCAGATTACGTGTATACGCTCGTAACATCAGAAGGTGCCATGCCAGTTGAAACACCAATAATGTACGATCTTGAAGACGAAGCAATAAGAGTACACGCCGAAAAATTCGGGGAAAGACAATACAGGATGAAAAACAAAAAGGAACTAATGTTGAGATATGCTTGTTGTTTCGGGGCCTTCAGAATATTATCAGATTCGTTTTTAACATGGAAAAACCTCCCTGCACGCGTCTATGAACTTTCAACCTACAGTTTCAGACTAGAAAAGAAAGGGGAAGTTGTTGGTCTCAAGCGACTTAGGGGTTTCACCATGCCAGATCTTCACACAGTATGCAGGGACATGGGCCAGGCACTTGAAGAGTTTGAAAAACAAGTTGAAGTTTGTCTGAGGACTTCCAAGGATTTTGAGGTGGATTATGAGGTGATATTCAGGGCTACAGAGGATTTCTATGATAATTATGAGGATTGGATACTCTCGCTTGTGGAGAAGGTTGGCAAGCCCGTACTATTGGAACTTTTACCTGAAAGAAAGCATTACTGGATAGCTAAAATGGATTTCGCGGCGATAGATTACCTTGGAAGGCCCATAGAAAATCCAACGGTTCAAATAGACGTTGAGAGTGGGGAGAGATTTGATATAACATTTCTTGAGGAAGATGGGACTGATAAAAATCCTATAATACTCCACTGCAGCCCTACTGGGAGTATAGAGAGGGTAATCTGTAGTCTATTGGAGAAAGCAGCCATTGAAATGGAAGAGAGGCCTCCAATGTTGCCTGTGTGGCTTTCACCAACCCAAGTTAGGATAATAGCAGTTGCAGAAAGGCATGTTGATTACTCAATGAAAATCGCTGATAGGATAAGAGATGAGGGTATCAGGGTCGATGTAGATGATAGGGCGGAGAGTGTTGGTAAAAAAATCAGAGACGCGGCCAAGGAGTGGATACCATATATTATAGTTATAGGTGACAGAGAACTTGAAGGTGCTGAGTTTACAGTGA